The genomic segment GCCTGTCGAAGTCGTTCGGCGAGGACCTGGCCCAGTTCTACTGGGACAAGCACGGCATCGAGACCGTGTCGGTCCGCATCGGATCGTGCTTCCCCGAGCCGACGAGCGTGCGGATGCTGTCGGTCTGGATGAGCCCCGAGGACGGCGCCCGGCTCTTCCACGCGGCCCTCACCGCCGAGGACGTGCGGCACACCGTGGTGTACGGCTCGTCGGCCAACACCCGCCTGTGGTGGGACCTCTCCTCCGCGCGGGCGCTCGGTTACGACCCGCGGGACGACTCCGAGCAGTACGCGCCGAAGCTGCTCGCCGAGCAGGGCGAACTGGACCCCGCGAACCCGGACCACGCACACCTGGGCGGCCACTTCTGCACGAACCCGCCGGTCTGGCCGTACTGAGGAATCCGCGCCCCGATCCGCGCCCGCCCGCCCCCGTTCGGGCACCGAACGGGCACACCGTGCCCCTTAAACGGGCACGCCCGCACCCCGCACCCCTGGCCCCCGCCCCGCCAAGCGGGCAGATACGGGCATCATCGTGCCCGCTCGGAGCCTGGTAACCCCCCTCGTCCGCGCTGTAGAACTTCCCCACAGGCCCGAACGGGCACCGCGCCGGACCACGGACCGCAGCCCGCGGACCGCAGACCCAGGGGAAGAAGGTGGCGCCGATGACCGCGGAGGAACGTCAGCGGCGGATCGTCAACGCGGCCCGGCACGCCGGCTCCGTCGACGTGACGGCCCTCGCCGGTGAGCTCGGCGTCGCCAAGGAGACCGTCCGCCGCGACCTGCGGGCCCTGGAGGACCACGGCCTGGTCCGCCGCACCCACGGCGGCGCCTATCCCGTGGAGAGCGCGGGGTTCGAGACCACCCTCGCCTTCCGCACGACCATGCACGTCCCGGAGAAGCGGCGCATCGCCGCTGCCGCCGCCGAACTCCTCGGCGACGCCGAGACGGTCTTCGTCGACGAGGGCTTCACCCCGCAACTGATCGCCGAGTCGCTGCCCGGGGCCGCGGCGGGCCGCCCGCTCACCGTCGTCACCGCCTCCCTGGCCACCGCGGGGTCCCTCGCCGAGGCCGAGAACATCACCGTGCTGTTGCTCGGCGGCCGGGTGCGGCCCGGCACGCTCGCCACCGTCGACCACTGGACGACCCGCATGCTCGCCGGGTTCGTCATCGACCTGGCGTACATCGGCGCCAACGGCATCTCCCGCGAACACGGCCTGACGACGCCCGATCCCGCCGTCAGCGAGGTGAAGGCGCAGGCCATCAGGGCGTCGCGGCGCACGGTGTTCATGGGCGTGCACACCAAGTTCGGGGCGACGAGCTTCTGCCGGTTCGCGGGGATCGGCGACCTCGACACGATCGTCACGAGCAGTCGTCTTCCCGCGTCCGAAGCGCACCGCTACTCCCTCCTGGGCCCGCAGGTCCTCCGCGTCTGACGCCCACCCCGTCCCTTTTCCGCCCACGGTCACCACTCCCCACTCCCCTCCCCCATTCCCCGTACGCCGATCCGGGGTCCCGCACGCCCCGAAACACCCTCAGGAGCTTTCATGCGAACCCCGAGCCGACGGAGGCCGCGCGCGCTCGCCGCGGCCGCCGCAGGGGCGCTGCTCGTCCCGCTGCTCGCCGGCTGCTGGGCCGGCGCCGGCGGGGCAGGTTCAGGCGACTCCATCAACGTCCTCATGGTGAACAACCCGCAGATGGTGGAGTTGCGCAAGCTCACCGCCGCCCACTTCACCGAGGAGACGGGCATCAAGGTGAACTTCACCGTCCTGCCCGAGAACGACGTCCGCGACAAGATCAGCCAGGACTTCGCCAACCAGGCGGGCCAGTACGACGTCGCGACGCTCAGCAACTACGAGATACCGATCTACGCCAAGAACGGCTGGCTGCACGAGGTCGGTTCGTACGCGCGCAAGGACAGGACGTACGACGAGAAGGACATCCTGCCGCCCATGCGCCAGTCGCTCACCGGCAGCGACGGCAAGCTCTACGGACAGCCCTTCTACGGAGAGTCGTCCTTCCTGATGTACCGCAAGGACGTCTTCGCGAAGGCCGGCCTGACCATGCCGAAGCACCCCACCTGGCAGCAGGTCGCGGACCTCGCCGCCCGCGTGGACGGTAAGGAACCGGGGATGAAGGGCATCTGTCTGCGCGGACTCCCCGGCTGGGGCGAGGTGATGGCACCGCTCACGACCGTGGTGAACACCTTCGGGGGCACCTGGTTCGACAAGGACTGGAAGGCCCGACTGGACTCCCCCGAGTTCGAAAAGGCAACCCGCTTCTACGTAGACCTCGTCCGCGAGCACGGCGAGTCCGGAGCCGCGCAGTCCGGCTATGCCGAGTGCCTCAACAACCTCACCCAGGGCAAGACGGCCATGTGGTACGACGCCACGGCCGCCGCCGGGTCCCTGGAGTCCGCCAAGTCCCCGGTCAAGGGCAAGATCGGCTACGTACCGGCCCCCGTGGCGAAGACCGGGAACTCCGGCTGGCTCTACACCTGGGCCTGGGGCATGCAGAAGGCCTCCCGCAACCCGGACAAGGCCTGGAAGTTCATCTCCTGGGCCTCCGGCAAGGAGTACGAGAAGCTCGTCGGCGAGAAGATCGGCTGGTCGAACGTCCCCGCGGGCAAGCGCGCGTCGACCTACGCCAACCCCGCGTACCGCGAGGAGGCCGCCGCCTTCCAG from the Streptomyces venezuelae genome contains:
- a CDS encoding DeoR/GlpR family DNA-binding transcription regulator, which produces MTAEERQRRIVNAARHAGSVDVTALAGELGVAKETVRRDLRALEDHGLVRRTHGGAYPVESAGFETTLAFRTTMHVPEKRRIAAAAAELLGDAETVFVDEGFTPQLIAESLPGAAAGRPLTVVTASLATAGSLAEAENITVLLLGGRVRPGTLATVDHWTTRMLAGFVIDLAYIGANGISREHGLTTPDPAVSEVKAQAIRASRRTVFMGVHTKFGATSFCRFAGIGDLDTIVTSSRLPASEAHRYSLLGPQVLRV
- a CDS encoding ABC transporter substrate-binding protein encodes the protein MRTPSRRRPRALAAAAAGALLVPLLAGCWAGAGGAGSGDSINVLMVNNPQMVELRKLTAAHFTEETGIKVNFTVLPENDVRDKISQDFANQAGQYDVATLSNYEIPIYAKNGWLHEVGSYARKDRTYDEKDILPPMRQSLTGSDGKLYGQPFYGESSFLMYRKDVFAKAGLTMPKHPTWQQVADLAARVDGKEPGMKGICLRGLPGWGEVMAPLTTVVNTFGGTWFDKDWKARLDSPEFEKATRFYVDLVREHGESGAAQSGYAECLNNLTQGKTAMWYDATAAAGSLESAKSPVKGKIGYVPAPVAKTGNSGWLYTWAWGMQKASRNPDKAWKFISWASGKEYEKLVGEKIGWSNVPAGKRASTYANPAYREEAAAFQDVTRAAIEGARPRDPGVQPRPAPGIQFVGIPEFTDLGTKVSQEISAAIAGRQSVDSALKKSQDLAEKISEEYEGR